From Zingiber officinale cultivar Zhangliang chromosome 5B, Zo_v1.1, whole genome shotgun sequence, the proteins below share one genomic window:
- the LOC121987525 gene encoding cytochrome P450 86B1-like, whose protein sequence is MASSKYTAVAHAAAEDASGGGLFSLLMSEVRLVELLVAAGVFVVLHALWQGKRQGVAVWPVVGMLPSLLLGIRQNIYEWLTCVLRRQGGTFTFRGPWFSNLHCVFTADPRNLEHLLKTKFASFPKGEYFRATVRDLLGDGIFSADDETWRQQRKTASLEFHSAGFRAMTASSLVELVHRRLLPVLAAAADAKGGDGEIDLQDVLLRLTFDNVCMIAFGIDPGCLRPGLPEIPFAKAFEDATEATILRFIMPTAIWRALRRLNLGRERSLRCSIRRIDQFAYDVVAARRKELESSTCNAGPARSDLLTVFAGMKDDNGNAFSDKFLRDVCVNLILAGRDTSSVALAWFFWLLNQHPTVEQRILDEAKDILKGREFHEDKVVFRPEEVKRMEYLQAALSEALRLYPSVPIDHKEVAEDEVFPDGTVLKKGTKVVYAIFSMGRMESIWGEDCLEFKPERWLRADGRFTSESAYKFTAFNGGPRLCLGKDFAYYQMKFVAAAVLLRYHVTVAEGHPVVPKLALTMYMKHGLKVTLRRRDGAGLLTENA, encoded by the exons ATGGCGTCTTCCAAGTACACCGCAGTCGCGCATGCAGCAGCAGAAGACGCAAGTGGTGGCGGGCTCTTCTCGCTGTTGATGTCGGAGGTGCGCTTGGTCGAGCTCCTGGTGGCGGCGGGCGTCTTCGTGGTCCTGCACGCGCTGTGGCAGGGGAAGCGGCAGGGGGTAGCGGTGTGGCCGGTGGTGGGTATGCTTCCGTCGCTGCTGCTGGGGATCCGCCAAAACATTTACGAGTGGCTCACCTGCGTGCTCCGGCGGCAGGGCGGCACGTTCACTTTCCGCGGCCCCTGGTTCAGCAACCTCCACTGCGTTTTCACCGCCGACCCCCGCAACCTGGAGCACCTGCTCAAGACCAAGTTCGCTAGCTTCCCTAAAGGCGAGTACTTCCGCGCCACCGTAAGGGACCTCCTCGGCGACGGAATCTTCAGCGCCGACGACGAGACCTGGCGCCAGCAGCGAAAGACGGCCAGCCTCGAGTTCCACTCCGCCGGGTTCCGCGCAATGACCGCCAGCTCCCTCGTTGAGCTCGTCCACCGCCGCCTCCTCCCCGTCCTCGCGGCCGCTGCTGACGCGAAG GGCGGCGACGGCGAGATCGATCTCCAGGATGTGCTCCTCCGGCTCACCTTCGACAACGTGTGCATGATCGCCTTCGGCATCGACCCCGGCTGCCTCCGCCCGGGGCTGCCAGAGATCCCGTTCGCCAAGGCCTTCGAGGACGCCACTGAGGCCACCATCCTCCGCTTCATCATGCCCACCGCCATCTGGCGCGCCCTCCGCCGCCTCAACCTCGGAAGAGAGCGCAGCCTACGCTGCTCGATCCGTCGCATCGACCAGTTCGCCTACGACGTCGTCGCCGCTAGGAGAAAGGAGCTCGAGTCATCCACCTGCAACGCCGGGCCAGCAAGGTCCGACCTGCTCACGGTGTTCGCCGGGATGAAGGACGACAACGGAAACGCCTTCTCCGACAAATTCCTAAGGGATGTGTGCGTGAACCTTATCCTCGCCGGGAGGGACACGTCGTCGGTGGCGCTGGCGTGGTTCTTCTGGCTGCTGAACCAGCACCCGACGGTGGAACAGAGGATCCTAGACGAGGCGAAAGATATACTCAAAGGGAGAGAATTCCACGAAGATAAGGTGGTGTTTCGGCCGGAGGAGGTGAAGAGGATGGAGTACTTGCAGGCGGCGCTCTCGGAGGCTCTCCGGTTGTACCCTTCCGTGCCGATCGACCACAAGGAG GTGGCGGAGGACGAGGTGTTCCCGGACGGGACGGTGCTGAAGAAGGGGACGAAGGTGGTGTACGCCATCTTCTCGATGGGGCGGATGGAGAGCATCTGGGGGGAAGACTGCCTGGAGTTCAAGCCGGAGCGGTGGCTCCGGGCGGACGGGCGGTTCACGAGCGAGTCGGCGTACAAATTCACGGCCTTCAACGGCGGGCCGCGGCTGTGCCTGGGGAAGGATTTCGCGTACTACCAGATGAAGTTCGTGGCCGCCGCCGTGCTGCTCCGCTACCACGTCACGGTGGCGGAGGGCCACCCGGTCGTCCCCAAGCTGGCGCTTACCATGTACATGAAGCACGGGCTCAAGGTCACGCTCCGGCGAAGGGACGGTGCCGGATTGTTGACCGAGAATGCTTGA
- the LOC121986766 gene encoding uncharacterized protein LOC121986766, which produces MAFESWLAEKAREELEVLEAKHPSRFHRLKLELQSLISHPDSCAQLFFCPASAARDDDDNALSFTPTSTAPTQVSSNRKRKIKWREEEEQEGHHRKNKEMKASAAARVGDGSGKKSRSSSVEAAIRRAEACLEMIRKVKQNLFC; this is translated from the exons ATGGCGTTCGAGTCGTGGCTGGCCGAGAAGGCGAGAGAAGAGCTGGAGGTTCTGGAAGCCAAACACCCCTCGCGTTTCCACCGCCTCAAGCTCGAGCTCCAATCCCTTATCTCCCATCCCGACTCCTGCGCCCAACTCTTCTTCTGCCCTGCTTCTGCTGCTCGTGACGACGACGATAATGCCTTGAGTTTTACCCCAACTTCTACTGCTCCGACACAAG TGTCGTCCAATAGAAAGAGGAAGATAAAGTggagggaggaggaggagcaggagGGTCATCATCGGAAGAACAAGGAGATGAAAGCGTCAGCAGCAGCAAGAGTTGGTGATGGAAGTGGGAAGAAGAGTAGAAGCAGCAGTGTGGAGGCGGCCATCAGAAGGGCCGAAGCTTGCTTGGAGATGATTCGAAAGGTCAAGCAGAACTTGTTTTGTTAG
- the LOC121984639 gene encoding probable prefoldin subunit 5, translating into MASRGSKGSAAAGGILKPSDLQKLNLDQLKAVKEQSDLEVNLLEDSLKKINVAAARLEAAAEALNDLCLRPQGKKMLVPLTASLYVSGTLDDSEKILVDVGTGYFIEKTMAEGKDYCARKLSLLKSNHDELSEMAAKKKNVADEAGLLLQAKIKQASTSA; encoded by the exons ATGGCGAGCAGAGGATCGAAGGGATCCGCCGCTGCGGGTGGCATCCTCAAGCCCTCTGATCTGCAGAAGTTGAACCTCGATCAGCTCAAAGCCGTGAAGGAGCAATCCGATCTCGAGGTTAATCTACTCGAAGATAGCCTCAAGAAGATCAACGTCGCCGCCGCCCGCCTCGAAGCAGCTGCCGAGGCCCTCAATGATCTATGCCTCCGACCTCAAG GGAAGAAGATGCTGGTTCCGCTCACGGCATCGCTCTATGTTTCCGGGACGCTCGATGATTCTGAGAAGATCCTTGTCGACGTTGGCACCGGATATTTTATCGAG AAGACCATGGCCGAAGGCAAAGATTATTGTGCCCGGAAACTTTCCTTGTTAAAATCAAACCATGATGAGCTCTCAGAG ATGGCTGCCAAGAAGAAAAACGTAGCGGACGAAGCCGGTCTGCTACTGCAAGCAAAAATCAAGCAGGCATCCACAAGTGCGTAA
- the LOC121987526 gene encoding exonuclease V, chloroplastic-like, whose product MGKFKVLVKTLDDELSHFRDTSSLLSQSDEQLLLRYELQSDQSLLEEYYFPYDSNWLKTQINRGLEFWLGYREASFVSEDEKWKCQFCDFISDCSFSVTSSRDRTRSR is encoded by the exons ATGGGGAAATTCAAGGTCCTAGTCAAG ACTCTTGATGATGAATTATCTCATTTCCGAGATACGTCTAGTTTGCTATCCCAATCCGACGAACAACTCCTCCTGAG ATACGAGTTGCAATCCGATCAGTCATTACTAGAAGAATATTATTTTCCCTATGATTCTAATTGGCTTAAGACACAGATCAACAGGGGCCTTGAGTTTTGGTTGGGATACAGGGAAGCAAGCTTTGTGTCAGAGGATGAGAAATGGAAATGTCAGTTCTGTGATTTTATCTCCGATTGCTCGTTTTCAGTTACTTCGTCCAGGGACCGCACAAGAAGTAGATAA